The Vidua macroura isolate BioBank_ID:100142 chromosome 4, ASM2450914v1, whole genome shotgun sequence genome window below encodes:
- the GC gene encoding vitamin D-binding protein, whose protein sequence is MRAALALLPLLAAAQALHRGKAYVREKVCQEYRMLGKENFRTLTIIANSRKYSNGTFEEIGHLVREIVSLAETCCTDGADPSCYDAGSTALSAKSCSADSPFPAHPGTAECCAHEGLERKLCLAALRHPPQPLPRYLQPSDRELCQAFRQDPREFADRFLYEYASSYSQAPLPVLLGSTTTFLSMVSTCCISRAPTACFLKEKLERKTLSLLTLTSNRICSRFSAYGKDKVSFSYLALLAQKVPTASFEDLLPLAEDAAEVSSQCCDSVAEDCMQKKLLEHTAKVCTALSARDGRFADCCKGKNLMENHFCILAMPPAPAPKLPEASEPTNKELCAKEGALHATRFLFELARRHPSLPDAVLAKLYDSSGKLRGECCSSKDPSACLDSKRKRMEAKLLPFLERANQLCGQYNTLPFLEFKKRLRESLAQAEPEAQLEQLLEQRASFASTCCLPDAPPLLCASKVSSELGEECKEESCLLG, encoded by the exons GACCATCATTGCCAACAGCCGGAAATATTCCAACGGCACCTTCGAGGAGATCGGCCACCTCGTCCGGGAAATCGTCTCCCTGGCCGAGACGTGCTGCACCGACGGGGCTGACCCCTCCTGCTACGATGCCGGG TCCACGGCGCTGTCGGCCAAATCCTGCAGCGCGGACTCGCCCTTCCCGGCGCATCCCGGCACGGCCGAGTGCTGCGCCCACGAGGGGCTGGAGAGGAAGCTGTGCCTGGCCGCCCTGCGGCACCCGCCCCAGCCGCTGCCCCGCTACCTCCAGCCCTCCGACAGGGAGCTCTGCCAGGCCTTCCGCCAGGATCCACGGGAATTTGCCGACAG GTTTCTTTATGAGTACGCCAGCAGCTACAGCCAGGCtcccctgcctgtgctcctgggctCCACCACGACCTTCCTCTCCATGGTCTCCACCTGCTGCATCTCCCGTGCGCCCACTGCCTGCTTCCTGAAGGAG AAACTGGAGAGGAAAACCCTCTCCCTACTCACCCTGACGTCAAACCGGATTTGCTCCCGCTTCTCGGCGTACGGGAAGGACAAAGTCAGCTTCAG ctACCTGGCCTTGCTGGCTCAGAAGGTTCCCACTGCTTCCTTCGAGGACCTTCTCCCCCTGGCCGAGGACGCTGCCGAGGTGTCTTCCCAGTGCTGTGACTCGGTGGCCGAGGACTGCATGCAGAAGAAG ctctTGGAGCACACGGCCAAAGTCTGCACCGCGCTGTCGGCCCGGGACGGGCGCTTCGCCGACTGCTGCAAGGGGAAAAACCTGATGGAAAACCATTTCTGCATCCTGGCCATGCCCCCAGCGCCGGCTCCCAAGCTGCCAGAGGCATCAGAGCCGACCAACAAGGAGCTGTGTGCCAAGGAGGGGGCTCTCCACGCCACCAG GTTCCTGTTTGAGCTGGCACGGAGGCACCCCAGCCTCCCTGACGCCGTCCTCGCCAAGCTCTACGACTCCTCCGGGAAACTTCGGGGGGAATGCTGCTCCTCCAAGGACCCCTCTGCCTGCTTGGACAGCAAG CGCAAGCGGATGGAAGCAAAGCTGCTCCCCTTCCTGGAAAGGGCCAACCAGCTCTGCGGGCAGTACAACACCCTGCCTTTCCTCGAGTTCAAGAAGAG GCTGCGGGAGAGCCTGGCTCAGGCCGAGCCCGAGgcgcagctggagcagctgctggagcagcgaGCGTCCTTCGCCTCCACCTGCTGCCTCCCGGACGCTCCCCCGCTCCTCTGCGCTTCCAAG gtGAGCTCggagctgggagaagagtgTAAGGAGgagtcctgcctgctgggataG